In Microbacterium pumilum, the following proteins share a genomic window:
- a CDS encoding DUF7059 domain-containing protein, translated as MIPVPDPALCRSLAADLRGAGYTSEALREAWGEAADDAIARGLSAPALRALGERADPLAVLGRLLVLGMPQPADRTAAAVPLTGVAGLAILGLAIADGDDVRPLALVRPQSFVDASGAGEWWIASDLDEAALGGALPEDHVLGVGGASLTLASLQLPTPAARGLDVGTGCGIQALRARRGVEHVVATDISERALGFTRLNALLNDIPRIETRLGSLFDPVAGEVFDRIVSNPPFVITPRVEGVPAYEYRDGGLVGDDLVAAFIRGVGAHLAPGGVAQLLGNWESRSGVSGLDRVREWVADSPVPLDAWVVEREQLDPLSYAELWVRDGGTLPGSPEFSALVDAWLDDFAARSVGGIGFGYILLRRPASMPPTLARYESLPQSLAGDGLGAHLADAIAAHDRLEALDDPGLAASVLVVAPDVTEARHHLPGAADPTVIELRQGGGFGRSLAVDPGLAALVGACDGDLGVGVLVDAIGELLEVDATALREDLLPRVRELVFTGFLHFA; from the coding sequence GTGATCCCCGTTCCCGATCCGGCGTTGTGCCGTTCGCTCGCCGCGGACCTGCGCGGCGCGGGCTACACTTCCGAAGCGCTTCGCGAAGCATGGGGTGAAGCCGCCGACGATGCCATCGCGCGCGGGCTGAGTGCACCGGCCCTGCGGGCGCTCGGCGAGCGTGCCGACCCACTGGCCGTCCTCGGCCGACTGCTCGTGCTCGGGATGCCGCAGCCCGCGGATCGGACGGCCGCCGCCGTGCCGCTCACCGGTGTCGCGGGGCTCGCGATCCTCGGCCTCGCGATCGCGGACGGCGACGACGTGCGTCCACTCGCACTCGTGCGTCCGCAGTCGTTCGTCGACGCGAGCGGGGCCGGTGAGTGGTGGATCGCGAGCGATCTGGACGAAGCGGCTCTGGGCGGCGCGCTCCCAGAGGACCATGTGCTCGGCGTCGGCGGAGCCTCACTGACACTCGCGTCGTTGCAGCTCCCCACCCCCGCGGCGCGCGGGCTCGACGTCGGCACGGGATGCGGCATCCAGGCCCTCCGCGCGCGCCGCGGCGTCGAACACGTCGTCGCCACGGACATCTCCGAGCGTGCTCTCGGCTTCACACGGCTGAATGCGCTGCTCAACGACATCCCCCGTATCGAGACCAGACTCGGCAGCCTGTTCGATCCCGTCGCCGGTGAGGTGTTCGATCGCATCGTCTCGAACCCGCCGTTCGTCATCACGCCACGGGTGGAGGGCGTGCCGGCATACGAATACCGCGACGGCGGGCTCGTCGGCGACGACCTCGTCGCGGCGTTCATCCGCGGCGTCGGCGCGCATCTCGCACCCGGCGGCGTCGCGCAGCTGCTCGGCAATTGGGAGAGCCGCTCTGGCGTCAGCGGATTGGATCGCGTGCGGGAGTGGGTGGCCGACTCACCGGTGCCGCTCGACGCGTGGGTCGTCGAGCGCGAGCAACTCGATCCGCTCTCATACGCCGAACTCTGGGTGCGCGACGGCGGCACCCTGCCGGGATCGCCCGAGTTCTCGGCACTCGTCGACGCGTGGCTCGACGACTTCGCCGCGAGGAGCGTGGGCGGCATCGGGTTCGGGTACATCCTGCTCCGGCGTCCCGCCTCGATGCCGCCGACGTTGGCACGGTACGAATCGCTGCCGCAGTCGCTCGCCGGCGACGGTCTGGGGGCGCACCTCGCCGACGCCATCGCGGCGCACGACAGGCTCGAGGCGCTCGATGACCCGGGGCTCGCGGCATCCGTCCTCGTCGTCGCACCCGACGTGACCGAGGCGCGGCACCACCTGCCCGGCGCCGCGGATCCGACGGTCATCGAGCTGCGGCAGGGCGGGGGCTTCGGCCGGTCGCTGGCGGTTGATCCGGGTCTCGCCGCTCTCGTCGGTGCCTGCGACGGCGACCTGGGCGTGGGCGTGCTGGTCGACGCGATCGGCGAGCTTCTCGAGGTGGATGCGACGGCCCTGCGCGAGGACCTGCTGCCCCGCGTTCGGGAGCTCGTGTTCACGGGGTTCCTGCATTTCGCCTGA
- a CDS encoding DUF6049 family protein, whose protein sequence is MTVTPPRARAVRRTLRARAVVAFGAAVIALLPVIGVVPGGTAPAGASTTTPTPTPTPTPDIPAGTTKFTLSPVGSGIVQPGDPLSVSVTLQNGTSSLTAPVEVTLRLGSSPLPDRAALAAWLAGRTGGIAAQQVGTAAIGSIPAGGERTEGIGVDGDDPAMQNRAPGVYPLAASYDGPDGVVTSTSVMVVPDPAAAPTQIGVIVPITADAIAGGLLTAAELTELTAPTGSLTSELNAVEGTSVILAVDPAIPAAIRVLGTSAPESALEWLERFDALPQSRFALQFGDADVAVQIKAGLSRPMQPTSLSAYMSPDDFIPVDSPTPTPEPTPTPTPTPTQTADADPDAPVYPDLESLLDIGGGRAGVFWPTAGAAGPDTVATLGDLTMEGQTSLTVIPSITTAQGAAGATVPAHGQSEGGGEVLVYDTDVSTALQQASVVDEAALRGAALTEATAYLAFAASDLRGTAPLLVTLDRDTARSRVGLRSAITTATEAPGAAPVTLGRLAAADPIDIQVADADIDASRVAAASALFSEETELSRFATILDDSSLLTGPERARILQLLAVAWIPDPVAWSAAVTAHRAATTVTLNSVDLLPTSTVNLFGSGADLGFWVRNDLPYPVNLILYATPDSLRLDVQRATPVVAGASSNTRVEVPVQARVGNGEVTLALQLRSRASVAIGNGAFVDVNVRAEWEGVGVIALSVVVGALLVLGIGRTVLRVRNRRRAAAAGTVAAGTVAAETADAAGAPDEPQAREEPDPAISATDDDSGVRT, encoded by the coding sequence ATGACCGTGACCCCCCCGCGAGCGCGCGCCGTTCGGCGCACGCTGCGCGCGCGTGCCGTCGTGGCCTTCGGTGCCGCCGTGATCGCGCTGCTGCCCGTTATCGGCGTCGTACCCGGCGGCACCGCGCCGGCCGGCGCCTCGACGACCACCCCGACGCCTACGCCCACACCGACCCCCGACATCCCGGCGGGCACGACGAAGTTCACCCTGTCGCCCGTCGGAAGCGGGATCGTCCAGCCCGGCGATCCGCTCAGCGTGTCGGTCACCCTGCAGAACGGCACCAGCTCCCTGACCGCGCCCGTCGAGGTGACGCTGCGCCTCGGATCTTCGCCCTTGCCGGACCGCGCCGCCCTCGCCGCCTGGCTCGCCGGTCGGACCGGCGGAATCGCCGCACAGCAGGTCGGCACGGCCGCGATCGGGTCGATCCCGGCCGGCGGAGAACGGACCGAAGGCATCGGAGTCGACGGAGACGATCCGGCGATGCAGAACCGAGCCCCGGGCGTCTACCCACTGGCTGCGTCGTACGACGGGCCGGACGGCGTCGTCACCTCGACGAGCGTGATGGTCGTGCCCGACCCTGCCGCCGCGCCGACCCAGATCGGGGTCATCGTGCCGATCACGGCAGACGCCATCGCCGGCGGTCTCCTCACGGCAGCCGAGCTGACCGAGCTCACGGCCCCGACCGGCTCGCTCACGAGCGAGCTGAACGCGGTCGAAGGCACGTCCGTCATCCTGGCGGTGGACCCCGCGATTCCTGCGGCGATCCGCGTGCTGGGCACATCGGCGCCCGAGTCCGCCCTCGAGTGGCTCGAGCGGTTCGACGCTCTTCCGCAATCGCGGTTCGCACTGCAATTCGGAGACGCGGATGTCGCCGTCCAGATCAAGGCGGGACTCTCCCGCCCGATGCAGCCGACATCCCTCTCCGCATACATGAGCCCGGATGACTTCATCCCGGTCGACTCACCGACGCCGACTCCTGAGCCGACTCCGACGCCCACGCCGACGCCGACGCAGACGGCGGACGCCGACCCCGACGCTCCGGTCTACCCCGACCTCGAGAGCCTCCTCGACATCGGCGGAGGCCGGGCCGGCGTCTTCTGGCCCACAGCCGGTGCGGCCGGACCCGACACCGTCGCGACCCTTGGTGACCTCACCATGGAGGGCCAGACGTCGCTCACCGTCATCCCGTCTATCACCACGGCCCAGGGAGCGGCAGGTGCCACGGTCCCGGCGCATGGCCAGAGCGAAGGCGGCGGCGAGGTCCTGGTCTATGACACCGACGTGTCGACCGCGCTGCAGCAGGCCTCCGTCGTCGACGAGGCGGCGCTCCGGGGCGCAGCGCTGACCGAGGCGACGGCGTATCTCGCCTTCGCGGCGTCTGACCTGCGGGGCACCGCGCCGCTGCTCGTCACACTCGACCGCGACACTGCCCGGTCTCGAGTGGGCCTCCGCAGCGCGATCACCACCGCTACGGAGGCACCGGGCGCCGCGCCGGTGACCCTCGGCCGGCTGGCGGCAGCCGACCCGATCGACATCCAGGTCGCGGATGCCGACATCGACGCCTCCCGTGTGGCGGCGGCATCCGCTCTCTTCTCAGAAGAGACGGAACTGTCGCGCTTCGCAACGATCCTCGACGACTCGAGCCTGTTGACCGGACCCGAGCGGGCGAGAATCCTGCAACTGCTCGCTGTCGCATGGATCCCCGATCCTGTCGCGTGGTCTGCCGCGGTCACCGCCCATCGCGCGGCCACCACCGTGACGCTGAACTCGGTCGATCTGCTGCCCACCAGCACGGTCAACCTGTTCGGGTCCGGAGCCGACCTCGGCTTCTGGGTGCGCAACGACCTTCCCTACCCCGTCAACCTCATCCTGTACGCGACCCCCGACAGTCTGCGTCTGGACGTTCAGCGGGCAACCCCGGTCGTCGCGGGGGCGTCGAGCAACACGCGCGTCGAAGTGCCCGTTCAGGCGCGCGTCGGCAACGGCGAGGTCACACTCGCCCTCCAGCTGCGCAGTCGCGCGAGTGTCGCCATCGGCAACGGCGCGTTCGTCGATGTGAACGTGCGCGCCGAGTGGGAGGGAGTCGGCGTCATCGCGCTCTCGGTCGTCGTCGGAGCCCTGCTCGTCCTGGGCATCGGCCGCACGGTGCTGCGCGTGCGGAACCGGCGGCGGGCGGCGGCGGCAGGGACGGTGGCGGCAGGGACGGTGGCGGCCGAAACCGCGGACGCCGCAGGCGCACCGGACGAGCCGCAGGCACGAGAAGAGCCGGACCCTGCCATCTCGGCCACCGACGACGACTCCGGGGTCCGCACGTGA
- the murJ gene encoding murein biosynthesis integral membrane protein MurJ, translated as MSGIGRASVLIGAGTIVSRLSGFLRAVVLVTAVGATTEAGNAFAMANQLPNNIYAIISTGLLSAVVVPQIVKAATHDDGGRAFVSKLFTLGTVVLLVTTALAMLVAPWLVQLYAPNFEPDQQALATSFAYWCLPQIFFYGLYALVGESLNARRVFGPFTWAPIVNNIVSIAGFVIFIWLFGPGGSTTEWTPEMVALIAGTATLGIVVQAGILLLFWRRTGLHVRPDFVWRGVGLGQIGRLAGWTFLMVVAGQLAGLVQSRVLSGIPDGDAGILVSQSAWLLFMLPYSIIVLSIGTPYFTQLSEHAAAGRDDDVRGDIGRSIRTLGLFVVVAAAALAVAAVPAARIFTDSTDEAIAAAQVLLCFLVSLVPLAVLFVVQRTFYAYDDTRVPFLFTLLQCVLVVATALIAASTLPVHLLAAGVALGQSIASVVQVIVATWLLQRRLGGLRVGSWMLSLGRFALAAVPAAGAGWATFVLLGGVEGWTVSDKLLGALGAAIIGTVVLLVYVGALALLRAPELAPALAIARKMLPGRS; from the coding sequence GTGAGCGGCATTGGACGGGCGAGCGTGCTCATCGGCGCCGGCACGATCGTCTCGCGGCTCAGCGGTTTCCTGCGCGCGGTCGTCCTGGTCACCGCCGTCGGTGCCACGACCGAGGCGGGCAACGCGTTCGCGATGGCCAACCAGCTGCCGAACAACATCTACGCCATCATCTCGACGGGGCTGTTGAGCGCCGTCGTCGTGCCGCAGATCGTCAAGGCGGCAACCCACGACGATGGTGGGCGGGCATTCGTGTCCAAGCTCTTCACGCTCGGCACCGTGGTGCTGCTCGTGACCACCGCCCTCGCCATGCTGGTGGCGCCGTGGCTCGTGCAGCTGTATGCCCCGAACTTCGAACCAGACCAGCAGGCGCTCGCCACCTCGTTCGCATACTGGTGCCTCCCGCAGATCTTCTTCTACGGTCTCTATGCGCTCGTCGGCGAATCCCTGAACGCCCGCCGCGTCTTCGGCCCGTTCACGTGGGCGCCCATCGTCAACAACATCGTGTCGATCGCCGGTTTCGTGATCTTCATCTGGCTGTTCGGCCCGGGCGGGTCCACCACCGAATGGACGCCGGAGATGGTCGCGCTGATCGCCGGCACCGCGACCCTCGGCATCGTCGTGCAGGCCGGCATCCTGCTGCTCTTCTGGCGCCGGACGGGACTTCACGTGCGCCCGGACTTCGTCTGGCGAGGAGTCGGTCTCGGGCAGATCGGGCGGCTCGCCGGCTGGACGTTCCTGATGGTCGTGGCCGGGCAGCTCGCCGGACTGGTCCAGTCACGGGTGCTGTCGGGCATCCCCGACGGGGATGCCGGCATCCTCGTGTCGCAGAGCGCCTGGCTGCTGTTCATGCTGCCCTACTCGATCATCGTGCTGTCGATCGGCACCCCTTACTTCACCCAGCTGAGCGAGCACGCGGCGGCGGGACGGGACGATGACGTACGCGGCGACATCGGGCGCAGCATCCGGACCCTCGGCCTGTTCGTCGTGGTCGCGGCAGCGGCGCTCGCCGTGGCCGCCGTTCCGGCGGCGCGCATCTTCACCGACAGCACCGACGAGGCGATCGCCGCGGCGCAGGTGCTCCTCTGCTTCCTCGTGAGCCTCGTTCCGCTCGCGGTGCTGTTCGTCGTGCAGCGCACGTTCTACGCCTACGACGACACTCGCGTGCCCTTCCTCTTCACGCTCCTGCAGTGTGTGCTCGTCGTCGCGACCGCGCTCATCGCCGCGTCGACACTTCCGGTGCATCTGCTCGCGGCAGGGGTCGCGCTCGGCCAGTCGATCGCGAGCGTCGTGCAGGTGATTGTGGCCACCTGGCTGCTGCAGCGACGCCTCGGCGGACTTCGCGTCGGGTCATGGATGCTGTCGCTCGGCCGGTTCGCCCTTGCCGCTGTACCCGCAGCCGGCGCCGGATGGGCGACCTTCGTGCTCCTCGGCGGAGTCGAGGGCTGGACAGTGTCGGACAAGCTCCTCGGCGCACTCGGCGCCGCCATCATCGGGACCGTGGTGCTCCTCGTCTACGTCGGCGCGCTGGCTCTGCTGCGCGCTCCCGAACTGGCGCCGGCGCTCGCGATCGCGAGGAAGATGCTGCCTGGTCGGTCCTGA
- the trxB gene encoding thioredoxin-disulfide reductase: MRHVIIIGSGPAGYTAAIYAARANLEPLVVASSVEAGGDLMTTTDVENFPGFPDGVQGPDLMTKMQEQAERFGAEVLYDDVVSLELDGPVKKVVLGSGAVHEASSIIYATGSAYRKIGIEGEERLSGRGVSYCATCDGFFFRERVIAVVGGGDSAMEEATFLTKFASKVYVIHRRDELRASKIMQERAFANEKIEFIWNSEVVDVLGDETVTGVVLESVIDGTRRDLPLDGVFVAIGNDPRTHLIHDKLELTPEGTVWVDGRSSRTSVAGVFAAGDVIDPTYRQAVTAAGSGTVAALDVEHFLAALGEAGAPDARADQIENLAGADAA, from the coding sequence GTGCGTCACGTCATCATCATCGGATCAGGTCCTGCCGGCTATACCGCGGCGATCTACGCCGCTCGCGCCAACCTCGAACCGCTCGTCGTGGCGAGCTCGGTCGAAGCCGGCGGCGACCTCATGACGACGACCGACGTCGAGAACTTCCCCGGCTTCCCGGACGGCGTGCAGGGCCCTGACCTCATGACCAAGATGCAGGAGCAGGCCGAGCGGTTCGGTGCCGAGGTCCTGTACGACGACGTCGTCTCGCTCGAGCTCGACGGCCCGGTGAAGAAGGTCGTCCTCGGCAGCGGTGCGGTGCACGAAGCGAGCTCGATCATCTACGCGACGGGCTCCGCCTACCGAAAGATCGGAATCGAAGGCGAGGAGCGGCTCTCGGGTCGAGGCGTGTCTTACTGCGCCACCTGCGACGGCTTCTTCTTCCGCGAGCGTGTGATCGCCGTCGTCGGCGGGGGCGACTCCGCGATGGAGGAGGCCACCTTCCTCACGAAGTTCGCCTCGAAGGTGTACGTCATCCACCGTCGCGACGAGCTGCGTGCGTCCAAGATCATGCAGGAGCGCGCATTCGCGAACGAGAAGATCGAGTTCATCTGGAACAGTGAGGTCGTCGACGTGCTCGGTGATGAGACGGTGACCGGTGTCGTGCTCGAGTCCGTGATCGACGGCACACGCCGCGACCTCCCGCTCGACGGCGTCTTCGTCGCCATCGGCAACGACCCCCGCACCCACCTCATTCACGACAAGCTCGAACTGACCCCCGAGGGCACGGTCTGGGTCGATGGGCGCTCGTCGCGCACATCGGTCGCGGGGGTGTTCGCCGCCGGTGACGTCATCGATCCGACCTACCGTCAGGCCGTCACCGCGGCCGGCAGCGGGACGGTGGCGGCCCTCGATGTCGAGCACTTCCTCGCCGCGCTCGGCGAAGCGGGCGCGCCTGACGCACGGGCCGATCAGATCGAGAACCTGGCCGGCGCTGACGCCGCCTGA
- the trxA gene encoding thioredoxin, with protein MTAKATTSATWNEDVLQADGPVLVDFWAEWCGPCRMVSPILDQIQTENPGKITILKLNVDEHPDLAMKYQITSIPAMKVFQGGEVETTIIGAKPKFALERDLEAYLA; from the coding sequence ATGACTGCAAAGGCGACGACATCCGCCACCTGGAACGAGGACGTGCTGCAGGCCGATGGTCCCGTTCTCGTCGACTTCTGGGCTGAGTGGTGCGGCCCGTGCCGCATGGTCTCCCCGATCCTCGATCAGATCCAGACCGAGAACCCCGGCAAGATCACGATCCTCAAGCTCAACGTCGACGAGCACCCCGACCTGGCGATGAAGTATCAGATCACCTCCATCCCCGCCATGAAGGTGTTCCAGGGCGGCGAGGTCGAGACGACGATCATCGGTGCCAAGCCGAAGTTCGCGCTCGAAAGGGATCTCGAAGCGTACCTCGCCTAG
- a CDS encoding YciI family protein, protein MRYMMLMQVEPEAAARAAEDLDLEEVVATMGAYNEELQKAGVFLSAEGLTDASEGFRVDFSSTPPVVTDGPYAEAREVFTGFWMLEVADREEAELWARKCPLGPGVALEVRPIGELDEVDLPADNDWLVKAQEWRAANT, encoded by the coding sequence ATGCGCTACATGATGCTCATGCAGGTCGAGCCGGAGGCGGCGGCTCGCGCAGCGGAGGATCTCGACCTCGAGGAAGTCGTCGCAACGATGGGCGCCTACAACGAGGAGCTGCAGAAGGCGGGGGTCTTCCTCTCGGCGGAGGGCCTCACCGACGCGAGCGAGGGATTCCGCGTGGACTTCTCGTCGACGCCACCCGTCGTCACGGACGGACCTTACGCCGAGGCGCGGGAGGTGTTCACGGGCTTCTGGATGCTGGAGGTGGCGGATCGTGAGGAGGCGGAGCTATGGGCCCGCAAGTGCCCGCTCGGGCCCGGCGTCGCGCTCGAGGTGCGACCGATCGGCGAGCTGGACGAGGTCGACCTGCCGGCCGACAATGACTGGCTCGTCAAGGCGCAGGAGTGGCGCGCAGCCAACACGTGA
- a CDS encoding tryptophan synthase subunit alpha encodes MPKDDQPLRRRASLELLRAEAADELSVVVDERLRDGEDPWEFMEDLPSVDELVVLTLRAENIAENGGARPNAARNYRVLRQIALEYPPLTRAVWRLLGDTGAHRRWDASVRIDA; translated from the coding sequence GTGCCGAAAGACGATCAGCCCCTGCGCCGCAGAGCCAGTCTCGAACTCCTCCGCGCCGAGGCCGCGGACGAACTGTCCGTCGTCGTCGACGAGCGCTTGCGCGACGGCGAGGACCCGTGGGAGTTCATGGAGGACCTTCCGTCGGTCGACGAACTCGTCGTCCTGACACTCCGGGCCGAGAACATCGCGGAGAACGGCGGCGCGAGGCCGAATGCCGCTCGGAACTATCGCGTGCTGCGCCAGATAGCGCTCGAATACCCACCGCTCACGAGGGCCGTCTGGCGTCTGCTCGGAGACACCGGCGCGCACCGCCGCTGGGATGCGTCGGTCCGCATCGACGCGTGA